From one Triticum aestivum cultivar Chinese Spring chromosome 4B, IWGSC CS RefSeq v2.1, whole genome shotgun sequence genomic stretch:
- the LOC123089369 gene encoding RING-H2 finger protein ATL1 codes for MSSASPFPPPSPPPPSSSASVPMVMITVVGILAAFALLAGYYAFVTRCQPLRALLSRGGPASVTPGTSPPAVAEEKRGLGLPLIRMLPVVRFTAAEDAMAPRISVSECAVCLSEFAERERVRLLPGCSHAFHIDCIDTWLQGSARCPFCRRDVTLPAPHPQYHRRPPSFRRRDEQLPTSGNDDDGGASIVIEVRGQRETWSDGRRGRKKKAESVGDEAVDTRKNGEFAAVQPMRRSLSMDSCDAKQRQLYVSVVREFLEQR; via the coding sequence ATGAGCTCGGCATCGCCATTCCcacccccctcgccgccgccgccgtcgtcgagcgCTAGCGTCCCGATGGTGATGATCACCGTGGTGGGCATACTCGCGGCGTTCGCGCTGCTGGCGGGCTACTACGCGTTCGTCACCAGGTGCCAGCCGCTCCGCGCGCTGCTCTCGCGCGGCGGCCCGGCGTCGGTGACCCCCGGCACTTCCCcgcccgcggtggccgaggagaaGCGAGGCCTCGGGCTGCCGCTCATCCGCATGCTCCCGGTCGTCAGGTTCACGGCGGCGGAGGACGCGATGGCGCCGAGGATATCCGTGTCGGAGTGCGCCGTCTGCCTGAGCGAGTTCGCGGAGCGGGAGCGCGTGCGCCTGCTGCCCGGCTGCTCCCACGCCTTCCACATCGACTGCATCGACACCTGGCTGCAGGGCAGCGCCCGGTGCCCCTTCTGCCGGAGGGACGTCACCCTGCCGGCCCCGCACCCGCAATACCATCGGCGGCCGCCGTCCTTTCGCCGTCGGGACGAGCAGCTCCCGACCAGCGgcaacgacgacgacggcggcgccaGCATCGTGATCGAGGTGAGAGGGCAGCGCGAGACCTGGTCCGACGGCAGGAGGGGCCGGAAGAAGAAGGCGGAGAGCGTGGGCGACGAGGCGGTGGACACGAGGAAGAATGGGGAGTTCGCGGCGGTGCAGCCGATGCGGCGGTCGCTCTCCATGGACTCGTGCGACGCCAAGCAGCGGCAGCTCTACGTGTCCGTCGTCCGGGAGTTCCTCGAGCAGAGATAG